From one Humulus lupulus chromosome 8, drHumLupu1.1, whole genome shotgun sequence genomic stretch:
- the LOC133796961 gene encoding potassium channel AKT1 — protein sequence MAVNMTNMGMFRVCGQEELEQLSREGSHYSLSTGILPSLGARASNRRNKLKWFIISPYNHRYRVWETFLVVLVIYTAWVSPFEFGFLQKPAGPLAITDNVVNGFFAIDIILTFFVAYLDRTTYLLVDEPKQIALKYAKSWLVFDVISTIPAELARKISPAFRSYGLSNMLRLWRLRRVSALFSRLEKDRNYNYFWVRCAKLICVTLFAVHCAGCFYYLIAARYHDPKRTWIGSSMGNFLEQSLWIRYVTSIYWSITTLTTVGYGDLHPVNTREMIFDIFYMLFNLGLTAYLIGNMTNLVVHGTSKTRKFRDTIQAASSFAQRNQLPLRLQDQMLAHLSLKFRTNSEGLQQQETLDSLPKAIRSSISHYLFYSLVDKVYLFRGVSNDLLFQLVSEMKAEYFPPKEDVILQNEAPTDFYVLVTGSADLVVLINGVEQVVGEIKSGDLCGEIGVLCYRPQLFTVRTKRLSQLLRLNRTAFMNIVQANVGDGTIIMNNLLQHLKDLKDPIMEGVLLETENMLARGRMDLPLSLCFAALRGDDLMLNQLLKRGLDPNESDNSGRTALHIASSKGSTNCVLLLLDHGAEPNSRDSEGNIPLWEAIQGGHDHVAKLLQENGAVLDEGDVGHYACIAVEQNNLNLLKEIVRYGGNVAAAQGNGTTALHVAVSEDNIEMVKFLLEQGADVDKADLDGWTPRALADQQGHEEIKSLFQYKKEAKIQSIIVIPEVERDNNKVRFLGRFTSEPNIRPVPQEGSFPGTDGSWGRNRPRRKTNNFHNSLFGIMSAAHNVDKGPLFSVSMTKSPRSANATTNPPRVTISCPEKGEYKGKLILLPGTFQDLLEFGAKKFDFSTVKVESKEGAEIDNIEVIRDGDHLVFINGDDKESGVENQKSQTEGDL from the exons ATGGCGGTGAATATGACTAACATGGGGATGTTCAGGGTGTGTGGTCAAGAGGAACTTGAGCAACTTTCACGAGAGGGTAGTCACTATAGTCTGTCAACTGGGATATTACCTTCGCTCGGTGCCAGAGCCAGTAATCGGAGGAACAAACTCAAGTGGTTTATTATCTCTCCATATAACCACCGCTACAG GGTATGGGAAACTTTTCTTGTGGTTCTGGTAATCTATACTGCTTGGGTTTCACCATTTGAGTTTGGTTTCCTTCAAAAGCCAGCGGGACCACTAGCAATTACTGATAATGTCGTCAATGGATTTTTCGCTATAGATATTATTCTTACCTTCTTTGTAGCTTACTTAGACAGAACCACATACCTACTTGTCGACGAGCCAAAGCAAATTGCCTTAAAGTATGCAAAGTCCTGGTTGGTTTTCGATGTCATTTCCACTATCCCAGCCGAGCTTGCCCGAAAGATTTCTCCTGCGTTCAGATCATATGGCTTATCCAACATGCTTCGGTTATGGCGTCTTCGAAGAGTTAGCGCTCTATTTTCAAG ATTGGAGAAGGATAGGAACTATAACTACTTCTGGGTTCGATGTGCCAAACTCATATGT GTTACTCTTTTCGCTGTTCACTGTGCTGGATGCTTTTATTATCTTATTGCGGCACGTTATCATGACCCGAAAAGAACTTGGATTGGGAGTTCAATGGGAAATTTTCTTGAACAAAGCCTGTGGATTCGTTACGTGACTTCAATATATTGGTCTATCACCACTTTGACAACCGTAGGATATGGTGATTTGCATCCCGTGAACACAAGGGAGATGATATTTGACATTTTCTATATGCTCTTCAACCTTGGATTGACTGCCTACTTGATTGGTAACATGACTAATCTTGTTGTACATGGAACCAGCAAAACGAGAAAATTT AGGGATACCATACAAGCTGCCTCTAGTTTTGCTCAGAGGAACCAACTACCACTTCGGCTGCAGGATCAGATGTTGGCACATTTGTCTCTTAAGTTTAGGACAAATTCAGAAGGACTCCAACAACAGGAGACTCTCGACTCTCTTCCTAAAGCTATCCGATCCAGCATTTCACATTATCTCTTTTACTCTCTTGTTGATAAGGTGTACTTGTTTCGTGGGGTTTCAAATGATTTGCTTTTTCAGCTG GTCTCAGAGATGAAAGCCGAATACTTTCCACCAAAAGAAGATGTTATTTTGCAGAATGAAGCTCCCACAGATTTCTACGTACTTGTCACTGGCTCTGCG GACCTGGTAGTGCTTATAAATGGAGTCGAGCAG GTTGTAGGAGAAATAAAAAGTGGTGATCTGTGCGGTGAAATTGGTGTACTGTGTTATCGGCCTCAGCTCTTTACGGTACGCACAAAGCGATTGAGCCAGCTGCTCCGGCTGAACCGTACGGCATTCATGAATATTGTTCAGGCCAATGTTGGAGATGGAACCATAATCATGAACAATCTTCTCCAG CATCTAAAGGACCTTAAGGACCCCATTATGGAGGGAGTTTTGTTGGAGACAGAGAACATGCTAGCTCGTGGTAGAATGGACTTACCGCTCAGTCTCTGCTTTGCAGCTCTTAGAGGAGATGACTTGATGTTGAATCAGTTGTTGAAACGGGGTTTGGACCCAAATGAGTCTGACAACAGTGGAAGGACAGCCCTG CACATAGCATCATCCAAAGGAAGTACGAATTGTGTGCTTCTTCTTCTGGACCATGGGGCAGAGCCTAATTCTAGAG ACTCTGAAGGCAATATACCACTATGGGAAGCAATACAAGGCGGCCATGACCATGTAGCCAAGTTATTACAAGAAAACGGAGCTGTTTTGGATGAAGGTGATGTGGGGCATTATGCATGCATTGCCGTTGAGCAAAACAACTTAAACTTACTCAAGGAAATAGTTCGGTATGGTGGTAATGTCGCAGCTGCTCAAGGCAATGGCACAACTGCTCTCCACGTGGCCGTCAGCGAAGACAATATTGAAATGGTCAAGTTCCTTCTGGAACAAGGTGCTGACGTTGACAAAGCAGACCTTGATGGTTGGACCCCAAGAGCCCTAGCTGACCAACAAGGTCATGAAGAGATCAAGTCCCTTTTCCAGTACAAGAAAGAGGCTAAAATTCAATCTATCATTGTCATTCCTGAGGTTGAGAGAGACAACAACAAGGTTCGCTTTTTGGGCAGATTCACAAGCGAGCCTAACATCCGGCCTGTGCCTCAGGAGGGCTCCTTCCCTGGCACAGACGGTTCATGGGGCCGTAACCGGCCTAGGAGAAAGACCAATAACTTTCACAACTCATTGTTTGGTATAATGTCTGCTGCCCACAATGTGGATAAAGGACCACTTTTCTCTGTTAGCATGACAAAGAGTCCTAGAAGTGCAAATGCGACTACTAACCCTCCTAGAGTGACCATTAGTTGCCCTGAAAAGGGTGAATATAAGGGCAAACTTATTCTTCTTCCTGGAACATTTCAGGATCTGCTTGAATTCGGTGCCAAGAAATTTGACTTCTCGACAGTTAAAGTGGAAAGTAAAGAAGGAGCTGAAATCGATAACATAGAGGTAATTAGAGATGGTGATCATCTTGTTTTTATTAACGGTGATGACAAGGAAAGTGGAGTTGAAAACCAGAAGTCTCAGACTGAAGGGGatttatag